Proteins encoded within one genomic window of Anopheles gambiae chromosome 3, idAnoGambNW_F1_1, whole genome shotgun sequence:
- the LOC1279987 gene encoding protein real-time isoform X2 translates to MVQKYESPVRIYKYPFELVVAAYERRFPTCPQMPIVLDCEIIEDNVFDNGARRDTKRRCKIAVEAPYLIKKIIGVDVVYFIQQNFLDMKTRTLNIEATNESFATRVEIFEKCRYYAHPENPDWTCFDQTATLDIKNFFGIEHSMEKMGMKQYTQTTLKGKEIIEFFVNELKQEGITHVDRWVDDATVTSTTAGAATNTTPPEKPPLCRDNSILDADYIAKYLGQLTPLQESKLVQLRKRFEHGTSEHPEPDYQTLLRFLRARDFSIDKATGMLQESLQWRKEQRIDSILGEYKTPAVVEKYFPGGWHHHDKDGRPLYILRLGTMDVKGLLKSVGEDELLKLTLHICEEGLRLMKEATKLFGKPVWNWCLLVDLDGLSMRHLWRPGVKALLRIIETVEKNYPETMGRVLIVRAPRVFPVLWTIVSTFIDENTRSKFLFFGGPDCMHAEDGIEQYIDTDKIPSFLGGSCNTLIHEGGLVPKHLYKSESIEETNGAIQAHDHHGLYKAVDLKPGQLFELLIRNTDPKSVLTWDFEVLKNDTLFAVFHTEKEIEQSGNDDFSSVFDGPDFKEGTNYKKIEQSVKCRPKEGVQGSHEMASTGTYVLQWMCPPSCDGPAQLMYFHEILSSANYKGSMTSLQSGFSSNSLQSR, encoded by the exons ATGGTGCAAAAGTATGAATCTCCCGTTCGGATCTACAAGTATCCCTTCGAGCTGGTCGTGGCG GCCTACGAGCGTCGCTTCCCGACCTGCCCGCAGATGCCGATCGTGCTCGACTGCGAGATCATCGAGGACAACGTGTTCGACAACGGAGCCCGGCGTGACACGAAGCGCCGCTGCAAGATCGCGGTCGAGGCGCCGTACCTGATCAAGAAGATCATCGGCGTCGATGTGGTGTACTTCATCCAGCAGAACTTCCTCGACATGAAGACGCGCACGCTGAACATCGAGGCGACGAACGAGTCGTTCGCGACGCGCGTGGAAATCTTCGAAAAGTGCCGGTACTACGCCCACCCGGAGAATCCCGACTGGACGTGCTTCGACCAGACGGCAACGCTGGACATTAAGAACTTTTTCGGCATCGAGCATTCGATGGAGAAGATGGGCATGAAGCAGTACACGCAGACCACGCTGAAGGGCAAGGAGATTATTGAGTTTTTCGTGAACGAGCTGAAACAGGAGGGCATCACGCACGTGGATAG ATGGGTTGATGATGCGACCGTCACGTCCACCACAGCTGGAGCAGCAACCAACACAACGCCACCGGAAAAGCCACCGCTCTGCCGGGACAACTCCATCCTGGACGCCGATTACATCGCCAAGTATCTCGGCCAGCTAACGCCGCTGCAGGAGTCGAAGCTGGTGCAGCTGCGCAAACGGTTCGAGCACGGCACGTCCGAGCACCCGGAACCGGACTACCAGACGCTGTTGCGGtttttgcgcgcgcgcgatttCAGCATCGATAAGGCGACGGGCATGCTGCAGGAGTCGCTCCAGTGGCGCAAGGAGCAGCGCATCGACAGCATACTCGGCGAGTACAAAACGCCGGCCGTGGTGGAGAAGTACTTCCCGGGCGGCTGGCACCACCACGATAAGGACGGGCGACCTTTGTACATACTGCGGCTCGGCACGATGGACGTCAAAGGATTGCTCAAATCGGTCGGCGAGGACGAACTGCTCAAGCTG ACGCTGCACATTTGCGAGGAAGGCTTGCGGCTGATGAAGGAAGCGACCAAGCTGTTCGGCAAACCGGTCTGGAACTGGTGCCTGCTGGTCGACCTGGACGGGCTGTCGATGCGGCACCTGTGGCGGCCGGGCGTGAAGGCGCTGCTGCGCATCATCGAAACGGTCGAGAAAAACTACCCGGAAACGATGGGGCGCGTGCTGATCGTGCGTGCGCCGCGCGTTTTCCCCGTCCTGTGGACCATCGTCAGCACGTTTATTG ATGAAAACACACGCTCCAAGTTTCTGTTCTTCGGTGGGCCGGACTGTATGCACGCGGAGGACGGAATTGAGCAGTACATCGATACGGACAAAATTCCCAGCTTTTTGGGCGGCTCGTGCAAT ACGCTAATCCACGAGGGTGGTTTGGTGCCGAAGCATCTGTACAAGTCGGAATCGATCGAGGAAACGAACGGTGCGATCCAGGCGCACGATCATCACGGCCTGTACAAGGCGGTGGACCTGAAGCCGGGGCAACTgttcgagctgctgatacGCAACACCGACCCGAAGAGTGTCCTCACGTGGGACTTTGAGGTGCTGAAGAACGATACGCTGTTTGCCGTGTTTCACACCGAGAAGGAGATCGAGCAGAGCGGGAATG ATGACTTTTCCTCCGTGTTTGATGGGCCAGACTTTAAGGAGGGTACCAATTACAAGAAGATCGAACAGAGTGTTAAATGCCGCCCGAAGGAAGGTGTACAG GGCTCGCACGAAATGGCATCGACCGGTACGTACGTGCTGCAGTGGATGTGCCCACCGTCCTGCGATGGGCCAGCGCAGCTAATGTACTTCCACGAGATCCTCAGCTCGGCCAACTACAAAGGCTCGATGACCAGTCTGCAGTCGGGCTTCTCCTCCAACAGCTTGCAGTCGCGATGA
- the LOC1279987 gene encoding protein real-time isoform X1, with protein MVQKYESPVRIYKYPFELVVAAYERRFPTCPQMPIVLDCEIIEDNVFDNGARRDTKRRCKIAVEAPYLIKKIIGVDVVYFIQQNFLDMKTRTLNIEATNESFATRVEIFEKCRYYAHPENPDWTCFDQTATLDIKNFFGIEHSMEKMGMKQYTQTTLKGKEIIEFFVNELKQEGITHVDRWVDDATVTSTTAGAATNTTPPEKPPLCRDNSILDADYIAKYLGQLTPLQESKLVQLRKRFEHGTSEHPEPDYQTLLRFLRARDFSIDKATGMLQESLQWRKEQRIDSILGEYKTPAVVEKYFPGGWHHHDKDGRPLYILRLGTMDVKGLLKSVGEDELLKLTLHICEEGLRLMKEATKLFGKPVWNWCLLVDLDGLSMRHLWRPGVKALLRIIETVEKNYPETMGRVLIVRAPRVFPVLWTIVSTFIDENTRSKFLFFGGPDCMHAEDGIEQYIDTDKIPSFLGGSCNPSIPTVVETIPAKLYTRCFLGACHCTLIHEGGLVPKHLYKSESIEETNGAIQAHDHHGLYKAVDLKPGQLFELLIRNTDPKSVLTWDFEVLKNDTLFAVFHTEKEIEQSGNDDFSSVFDGPDFKEGTNYKKIEQSVKCRPKEGVQGSHEMASTGTYVLQWMCPPSCDGPAQLMYFHEILSSANYKGSMTSLQSGFSSNSLQSR; from the exons ATGGTGCAAAAGTATGAATCTCCCGTTCGGATCTACAAGTATCCCTTCGAGCTGGTCGTGGCG GCCTACGAGCGTCGCTTCCCGACCTGCCCGCAGATGCCGATCGTGCTCGACTGCGAGATCATCGAGGACAACGTGTTCGACAACGGAGCCCGGCGTGACACGAAGCGCCGCTGCAAGATCGCGGTCGAGGCGCCGTACCTGATCAAGAAGATCATCGGCGTCGATGTGGTGTACTTCATCCAGCAGAACTTCCTCGACATGAAGACGCGCACGCTGAACATCGAGGCGACGAACGAGTCGTTCGCGACGCGCGTGGAAATCTTCGAAAAGTGCCGGTACTACGCCCACCCGGAGAATCCCGACTGGACGTGCTTCGACCAGACGGCAACGCTGGACATTAAGAACTTTTTCGGCATCGAGCATTCGATGGAGAAGATGGGCATGAAGCAGTACACGCAGACCACGCTGAAGGGCAAGGAGATTATTGAGTTTTTCGTGAACGAGCTGAAACAGGAGGGCATCACGCACGTGGATAG ATGGGTTGATGATGCGACCGTCACGTCCACCACAGCTGGAGCAGCAACCAACACAACGCCACCGGAAAAGCCACCGCTCTGCCGGGACAACTCCATCCTGGACGCCGATTACATCGCCAAGTATCTCGGCCAGCTAACGCCGCTGCAGGAGTCGAAGCTGGTGCAGCTGCGCAAACGGTTCGAGCACGGCACGTCCGAGCACCCGGAACCGGACTACCAGACGCTGTTGCGGtttttgcgcgcgcgcgatttCAGCATCGATAAGGCGACGGGCATGCTGCAGGAGTCGCTCCAGTGGCGCAAGGAGCAGCGCATCGACAGCATACTCGGCGAGTACAAAACGCCGGCCGTGGTGGAGAAGTACTTCCCGGGCGGCTGGCACCACCACGATAAGGACGGGCGACCTTTGTACATACTGCGGCTCGGCACGATGGACGTCAAAGGATTGCTCAAATCGGTCGGCGAGGACGAACTGCTCAAGCTG ACGCTGCACATTTGCGAGGAAGGCTTGCGGCTGATGAAGGAAGCGACCAAGCTGTTCGGCAAACCGGTCTGGAACTGGTGCCTGCTGGTCGACCTGGACGGGCTGTCGATGCGGCACCTGTGGCGGCCGGGCGTGAAGGCGCTGCTGCGCATCATCGAAACGGTCGAGAAAAACTACCCGGAAACGATGGGGCGCGTGCTGATCGTGCGTGCGCCGCGCGTTTTCCCCGTCCTGTGGACCATCGTCAGCACGTTTATTG ATGAAAACACACGCTCCAAGTTTCTGTTCTTCGGTGGGCCGGACTGTATGCACGCGGAGGACGGAATTGAGCAGTACATCGATACGGACAAAATTCCCAGCTTTTTGGGCGGCTCGTGCAAT CCCAGCATACCGACGGTGGTGGAAACGATACCGGCTAAACTGTACACACGCTGCTTTCTGGGCGCGTGTCACTGT ACGCTAATCCACGAGGGTGGTTTGGTGCCGAAGCATCTGTACAAGTCGGAATCGATCGAGGAAACGAACGGTGCGATCCAGGCGCACGATCATCACGGCCTGTACAAGGCGGTGGACCTGAAGCCGGGGCAACTgttcgagctgctgatacGCAACACCGACCCGAAGAGTGTCCTCACGTGGGACTTTGAGGTGCTGAAGAACGATACGCTGTTTGCCGTGTTTCACACCGAGAAGGAGATCGAGCAGAGCGGGAATG ATGACTTTTCCTCCGTGTTTGATGGGCCAGACTTTAAGGAGGGTACCAATTACAAGAAGATCGAACAGAGTGTTAAATGCCGCCCGAAGGAAGGTGTACAG GGCTCGCACGAAATGGCATCGACCGGTACGTACGTGCTGCAGTGGATGTGCCCACCGTCCTGCGATGGGCCAGCGCAGCTAATGTACTTCCACGAGATCCTCAGCTCGGCCAACTACAAAGGCTCGATGACCAGTCTGCAGTCGGGCTTCTCCTCCAACAGCTTGCAGTCGCGATGA
- the LOC133392681 gene encoding uncharacterized protein LOC133392681: protein MELADLPNELLQKIFTFLPVNELVSVVSLVCSAWCDVIRTFVLPKQGLLHVRPVHPVTHQLIAMETVLKEQAVKPYPWTNLKLTIPNGDLPTRPEFMRFFNQQGHSLKTLTIQCTELTGDILAAFPTLYHLESLCIVSESESLYGPVPANVEMALTSLKSLARLRLHLPSYTILRSVAFLSGARLVSLALERFEMELHHLRPLLDDHHRTLRELTVRVEEMKPLLTLLNSYPSLQLHRLNVKSAGNEDDFSDALIQLYDQQPQLRALTIGSELSLRAVDALPQKLLHLQELELIAESINNCKALSELRHLRRLTLCLYDVRAWDETVQLEGVTELSLAVTFPLISPAIFCSFPCVDRLYLEDVDDDTLMRDIVVVRTLMACMRQVRVLDLENFVFREREILNDGVVRFEEMERLECLKYSCRDMSDASLLTMNLPVLRELYLTHCPNVSFEGLSYLVRNCPLIERLHLESNKRGLEDEALELITRKLTHLRMLVLVNLRALTNVSLDSIVNNCFYLMELTITHCVGITLEKGAAIEKLSVVKSLKNLIYS, encoded by the exons ATGGAGCTAGCGGATCTACCGAacgag CTTCTGCAAAAAATCTTCACCTTTCTGCCGGTGAACGAGCTCGTCAGCGTCGTTTCGCTCGTCTGCTCCGCCTGGTGTGATGTAATCCGAACGTTTGTGCTGCCCAAGCAGGGCCTACTGCACGTTCGTCCGGTGCATCCCGTAACACATCAGCTAATTGCCATGGAGACGGTCCTGAAGGAGCAAGCGGTGAAACCATACCCCTGGACCAACCTGAAGCTAACCATTCCCAACGGGGACCTACCCACCCGACCAGAGTTTATGCGCTTCTTCAACCAGCAAGGACACTCGCTCAAAACGCTCACCATCCAGTGTACCGAACTTACGGGGGACATTCTTGCCGCGTTCCCCACGCTCTACCATCTCGAAAGCCTCTGCATCGTCAGCGAGTCGGAATCGCTGTACGGGCCCGTGCCAGCGAACGTCGAGATGGCCCTAACCTCCCTCAAATCGCTCGCCCGCCTCCGGCTGCATCTGCCCTCGTACACCATCCTGCGCAGTGTCGCCTTCCTGAGCGGCGCAAGGCTCGTGTCGCTAGCGCTCGAACGGTTCGAGATGGAGCTACACCACCTGCGCCCCCTGCTGGACGATCATCATCGCACGTTGCGCGAGCTGACGGTACGGGTGGAGGAGATGAAACCACTGCTGACGCTGCTAAACTCCTACCCGTCGCTCCAGCTGCACCGGCTAAATGTGAAGAGTGCCGGCAATGAGGACGATTTTTCCGACGCCCTAATCCAGCTGTACGACCAGCAGCCGCAGCTCCGTGCGCTTACGATCGGCTCGGAACTGTCCCTGCGGGCGGTTGACGCGCTGCCGCAGAAGCTGCTCCATCTGCAGGAGCTGGAGCTGATTGCGGAAAGCATCAACAACTGTAAGGCACTGAGCGAGCTGCGGCATCTGCGCCGGCTTACGCTGTGTCTGTACGATGTCCGGGCCTGGGACGAAACGGTGCAGCTCGAGGGTGTGACGGAGCTTTCGCTCGCGGTAACATTTCCACTCATTTCACCGGCCATATTTTGCTCCTTTCCGTGCGTGGATCGGCTGTATCTGGAGGACGTGGACGACGATACGCTGATGCGCGACATTGTGGTCGTGCGCACGCTGATGGCGTGTATGCGGCAGGTGCGCGTGCTCGATCTGGAAAACTTTGTGTTTCGAGAGCGCGAAATCCTGAACGATGGTGTGGTGCGGTTTGAGGAGATGGAGCGGCTGGAGTGCTTGAAGTATAGCTGTCGGGATATGTCCGATGCGTCGCTGCTGACGATGAACCTGCCGGTGCTGCGGGAACTTTACCTCACGCACTGTCCGAATGTTTCGTTCGAGGGTTTATCGTACCTTGTGAGGAACTGTCCGCTTATTGAGCGGTTGCATCTGGAGTCGAACAAGCGTGGGTTAGAGGATGAGGCGTTGGAGTTAATTACACGCAAGCTGACCCATCTGAGGATGTTGGTGCTGGTGAACCTGCGGGCGCTGACGAACGTTTCGCTCGATTCGATCGTTAACAATTGCTTCTATCTGATG GAGCTCACCATAACGCACTGTGTTGGTATTACGCTGGAAAAAGGAGCCGCCATCGAGAAGCTTTCGGTTGTAAAATCgttgaaaaatttaatttacagcTAA